Proteins co-encoded in one Opitutus terrae PB90-1 genomic window:
- a CDS encoding TAXI family TRAP transporter solute-binding subunit has translation MDTPEKKRLRIVTTLVETFGLSPAVASVVALGLFAICAAAVVWVIQSAPPGTLVLTSGPAGSSFHRWATAYQKALAGDVTLEIRVSSGSMDNLQRLQAADSGVDIGFVQGGMAKEENLSGLMSLGTIAYQPLWIFYRRATAITRLAELEGQRIAVGPAGSGTRALALRLLQANGITGAPTTFVDLDAETAAPALLEGRLDAVFLMGDSAPMQTLRSLMRAPNVQLFDFKQADAYVRRHAFLNKFELPQGTLDLGKNVPDHDVTLVGPTVELVAREGLNSALSDLLLKAAKEVHGRSGFLQKRGEFPAPSEHEIPLSEDAQRYYKSGEGFIYRTVPSFWLASLITRTLVAIVPLALILIPAIRLLPVGYRMSVQLRLYRYYRPLLRIERETFAPLSPERRNELLTRLDEIEQSINRLKVPASFADRFYWLRGYLAFVRQRLQTPSND, from the coding sequence ATGGACACACCCGAAAAGAAACGGCTGCGGATCGTCACCACGCTGGTGGAGACGTTCGGGCTGAGCCCGGCCGTGGCTTCGGTGGTCGCCTTGGGCTTGTTCGCCATCTGTGCTGCCGCGGTCGTGTGGGTAATTCAGTCCGCGCCACCGGGGACTCTCGTACTGACCAGCGGGCCGGCGGGCAGCTCGTTTCATCGCTGGGCGACCGCTTATCAAAAGGCGCTGGCGGGGGACGTAACGTTGGAGATCCGCGTGTCCAGCGGGTCGATGGACAACCTCCAGCGGCTGCAAGCGGCGGACTCGGGCGTCGACATCGGGTTCGTGCAGGGTGGAATGGCCAAGGAGGAAAATCTCAGCGGGCTGATGTCGCTCGGGACGATCGCGTACCAGCCGTTGTGGATCTTCTATCGCCGCGCGACTGCGATCACGCGACTCGCCGAGCTCGAGGGCCAGCGGATCGCGGTCGGGCCGGCGGGGAGCGGCACGCGGGCGCTCGCGTTGCGGTTGCTGCAGGCCAACGGCATCACCGGTGCGCCGACGACGTTCGTCGATCTCGATGCCGAAACCGCGGCGCCGGCGTTGCTGGAAGGCCGGCTCGACGCGGTGTTTCTCATGGGTGACTCCGCGCCGATGCAGACACTGCGCAGCCTGATGCGCGCGCCGAACGTGCAGCTGTTCGATTTCAAACAGGCGGACGCGTACGTTCGCCGCCACGCGTTCTTGAACAAATTCGAGCTGCCCCAAGGGACGCTCGATTTGGGCAAGAACGTGCCGGATCACGACGTGACGCTCGTCGGGCCCACGGTCGAGTTGGTGGCGCGCGAAGGGCTGAACTCCGCGTTGTCGGACCTGTTGCTCAAGGCCGCCAAGGAAGTGCACGGGCGTTCGGGATTCTTGCAGAAGCGCGGGGAGTTTCCTGCGCCGAGCGAGCACGAAATCCCGCTGAGCGAGGACGCGCAGCGCTACTACAAGTCGGGTGAAGGTTTCATTTATCGCACGGTGCCGTCGTTCTGGTTGGCGAGCCTGATCACCCGGACGCTCGTGGCGATCGTGCCGCTCGCGCTGATCCTGATTCCTGCGATCCGGCTGCTTCCGGTCGGCTATCGGATGAGCGTTCAGCTCCGGCTTTACCGGTATTACCGGCCGCTGCTCCGCATCGAGCGCGAGACGTTCGCGCCGTTGAGCCCCGAGCGGCGAAACGAACTGCTTACGCGACTCGACGAAATCGAGCAGAGCATCAACCGGCTCAAGGTGCCGGCGTCCTTTGCGGATCGGTTCTACTGGCTGCGCGGCTATCTCGCGTTCGTGCGCCAGCGGCTGCAGACGCCGAGCAACGATTAA
- a CDS encoding ribose-phosphate diphosphokinase encodes MNGSELRIFSGNSNRALAEEICRTINVPLGNATVTAFPDGESFVKINENVRGQDVFIIQSTCPPTNHHLMELVIMIDAARRASAARITAVLPFYGYARQDRKDQPRVPITAKLVANLLVAAGATRILTMDLHSQQIQGFFDIPVDHLYASPVFFAHLAKRKTDRPLVVCSPDVGRMKMASAYTDALGATLAVIAKKRRTPDEVEALTLVGEVAGCDVLIVDDMTETAGTITAAADKLKKSGAMTITAAVSHCILNETAYQRLKAGPIDELITTNSTPVNPRDLPIQVLSIARLLGDAIIRTNSNESVSGLFQIKGF; translated from the coding sequence ATGAACGGTTCCGAGCTCCGCATTTTCTCGGGAAATTCGAACCGCGCGCTCGCCGAAGAAATCTGCCGCACGATCAACGTGCCGCTCGGCAATGCCACGGTCACCGCCTTTCCTGATGGCGAGTCCTTCGTGAAGATCAACGAGAACGTCCGCGGGCAGGATGTGTTCATCATCCAGTCGACGTGCCCGCCGACGAACCATCACCTGATGGAGCTCGTGATCATGATCGATGCGGCGCGGCGCGCGTCGGCAGCGCGGATCACCGCCGTGCTGCCGTTCTACGGCTATGCGCGCCAGGATCGCAAAGACCAGCCGCGCGTGCCGATCACCGCCAAGCTCGTCGCCAACCTGCTGGTGGCCGCCGGTGCCACGCGGATTCTGACGATGGACCTGCACAGCCAGCAGATCCAGGGCTTCTTCGACATTCCCGTCGACCACCTCTACGCGTCGCCCGTGTTTTTCGCGCACTTGGCCAAGCGCAAAACCGACCGGCCGCTGGTCGTCTGCTCGCCCGATGTCGGCCGGATGAAAATGGCCTCGGCTTACACCGACGCACTCGGTGCGACGCTCGCCGTGATCGCCAAGAAGCGCCGAACGCCCGACGAGGTCGAGGCGCTCACCCTGGTCGGCGAGGTCGCCGGGTGCGACGTGCTGATCGTCGATGACATGACCGAGACCGCCGGCACGATCACGGCCGCCGCGGACAAGCTGAAGAAGAGCGGCGCGATGACGATCACGGCGGCCGTGAGCCACTGCATTCTCAACGAAACCGCTTACCAGCGACTGAAGGCCGGCCCGATCGACGAGCTGATCACCACCAACTCCACGCCGGTCAACCCGCGCGACCTGCCGATCCAGGTGCTCAGCATCGCCCGGCTGCTCGGCGACGCGATCATCCGCACCAACAGCAACGAGAGCGTCAGCGGACTTTTCCAGATCAAGGGATTTTAG
- a CDS encoding beta strand repeat-containing protein has product MIGISGALAAADESASYTVSGGTAEVSTTATYDGEGHAVEVGETGFEVVGAPHQDGLIVNGGGKLTLLSGAAVTVASDASSNKTVFMRVGYGTEGSLVMQSGSALTVGSSERYANFQVGQGASGTNGTVTQNGGAITVFGSFNVGVNGGKGVYTINGGSLTFDHTGATATDGRTSLISIGMNNATTSFGTSSGTMNIAGGLVEAKPVEPGAAIGIIIGNRAYDARPGYSGQATNSGNAGAGEGIVNQTGGRFRIGSGANLYLSGQGNGTYNLNDGTLEIGGWSLHTRYGGSTTSTYALNLGGGTIKVIGSALSTDVNATLVAGSTSTIDTNELGATWSGVLSGTGELTKAGAATLTLSGSNTFSGGTTVSAGTLLVSGALTNSAVTVESGATLAGRGTIKSVAVLGGGTLALGDTRGTMNITDDLTLAGTSTVALYLASDSSYDHLAVGGTIFANGILSVQLAGTYSPLTGASFDLFDGTFSGVFSDPQLPSLGTGLMWNTSALYTDGVISVQAIPEPATWAGLAGLLGLAVAMWHRRRAHA; this is encoded by the coding sequence GTGATCGGGATATCGGGGGCGCTCGCTGCCGCCGACGAGTCGGCGAGCTACACGGTCTCTGGTGGCACCGCTGAAGTTTCGACGACTGCCACCTACGATGGAGAAGGTCACGCGGTCGAAGTGGGCGAGACCGGCTTTGAAGTTGTCGGTGCGCCGCATCAAGACGGCTTGATCGTCAACGGCGGTGGTAAACTGACGCTCCTCAGCGGCGCTGCAGTGACCGTGGCAAGTGATGCCAGCAGCAACAAAACAGTCTTCATGCGCGTGGGCTATGGCACCGAGGGATCGCTGGTGATGCAGAGCGGCTCGGCGCTCACGGTCGGTAGCTCGGAGCGCTACGCGAACTTTCAAGTCGGCCAGGGAGCCTCCGGCACCAACGGCACGGTGACTCAGAATGGCGGAGCGATCACGGTGTTTGGATCCTTCAACGTCGGCGTGAACGGCGGTAAGGGCGTCTATACGATCAACGGCGGCTCGCTCACCTTCGATCACACCGGCGCTACGGCCACGGACGGGCGGACGTCGCTGATCTCGATCGGCATGAACAACGCCACAACATCGTTTGGCACCTCGTCGGGCACGATGAACATCGCGGGCGGCTTGGTGGAAGCGAAGCCGGTGGAGCCGGGTGCTGCGATCGGCATCATCATCGGCAACCGGGCATATGATGCGCGGCCCGGCTACAGCGGCCAGGCAACCAACTCGGGCAACGCGGGAGCGGGTGAAGGCATCGTGAACCAGACCGGCGGCCGGTTCCGGATCGGCTCGGGCGCGAATCTCTATCTCTCCGGCCAAGGCAATGGGACCTACAACCTAAACGACGGCACGCTGGAAATCGGCGGATGGTCACTCCACACGAGGTACGGCGGCTCCACCACATCAACTTACGCGCTCAACCTTGGTGGCGGCACGATCAAGGTGATCGGCTCTGCGCTCAGCACCGACGTCAATGCGACGCTCGTCGCCGGCAGCACTTCCACCATCGACACCAACGAACTCGGCGCGACGTGGTCGGGTGTGCTCAGCGGCACCGGTGAGTTGACGAAAGCGGGCGCGGCTACGCTGACGTTGAGCGGCAGCAACACGTTCTCTGGTGGTACGACGGTAAGCGCCGGCACGCTGCTGGTCAGTGGAGCGCTGACGAATTCCGCGGTCACCGTCGAATCCGGTGCCACCCTCGCCGGCCGGGGCACGATCAAGTCGGTCGCCGTCCTCGGCGGCGGAACCCTGGCCCTGGGCGACACGCGCGGGACCATGAACATCACCGACGATCTCACGCTCGCGGGGACCAGCACGGTGGCCCTTTATCTTGCGAGTGACTCGAGCTACGACCATCTGGCCGTGGGCGGAACCATTTTCGCCAACGGAATACTTTCCGTCCAACTGGCCGGAACCTACAGCCCGCTGACGGGCGCGAGCTTCGACCTGTTCGATGGCACGTTCAGCGGTGTTTTCAGCGATCCCCAACTTCCCTCGCTCGGCACCGGGCTGATGTGGAACACCAGCGCGCTCTACACCGATGGTGTGATTTCGGTCCAAGCCATCCCGGAACCGGCAACGTGGGCCGGCCTCGCGGGCCTATTGGGACTTGCGGTGGCGATGTGGCATCGCCGACGGGCGCACGCCTGA
- the mdoH gene encoding glucans biosynthesis glucosyltransferase MdoH, translated as MQVHPFQPTDIDPRVATRRRTRVAGLVLAITAPATWLMADLHWRTGFDFWKLGHVLLFMILFALIAFGAVQAAIGYFVRRRGGDRFDIQRTIDPADDTPLLAPTAVIMPICNEEVRRVMEGLRVSFESVRANGRVPNCDFFILSDSTDPNRWIEEEAAWLSLVQQLDAHGRIFYRKRRVGINKKAGNVADFCRRWGSRYRYMIVLDADSVMGGEAVEKLVRMMERNPRVGLIQAVPALANGESILARVQQFASRLYGGLFAAGLNFWQMGESNYWGHNAIIRLQPFIKHCSLPELPGAGPFGGRILSHDYVEAALMRRAGWQVWLATDLPGNYEECPPNLVEFAKRDRRWLQGNLQHTRLIVARGFHAVNRIHFLLGILSYLASPLWFLFLVISCVIVYRAQPAYGAVAASHALPAGSGLQALGLFGVTMGLLFLPKVLALLELRGRPLRRASFGGWRNVMLSAGLETVIFTLIAPILMLFHTKFVFLTLARQTVTWGTQRRNAGNSAWSEAVQAHIQQTLLGVAFLFFVSGVSSTLAWWMSPLLAGILLSIPISYVTGTAAPGLALREAGIFLTPEETAPRPELSRLANVLAEPVSGRPVPDELLAHYGVLQAVLDPYVNAAHVSLLRAKSDPPPATEQRLAELRERLVREGPAALNSRELLAVLADVDAMVALHEDVWAAPSWRLAAWWQRALEHYHLVAPPPQTAFTRAA; from the coding sequence ATGCAGGTGCACCCATTTCAGCCGACTGACATTGATCCGCGGGTGGCGACGCGGCGACGCACGCGGGTGGCCGGGCTCGTGCTGGCGATCACCGCGCCGGCGACGTGGCTGATGGCCGACCTGCATTGGCGCACCGGTTTCGATTTCTGGAAACTCGGTCACGTGCTGTTGTTCATGATTCTGTTCGCGCTGATCGCGTTCGGCGCGGTGCAGGCGGCGATCGGCTATTTCGTGCGGCGGCGCGGCGGGGATCGCTTCGACATCCAGCGCACGATCGATCCGGCAGATGACACGCCGCTGCTCGCGCCCACGGCGGTGATCATGCCGATCTGCAACGAAGAGGTGCGGCGCGTGATGGAGGGGCTGCGCGTGAGCTTCGAGTCGGTGCGCGCGAACGGCCGCGTGCCGAACTGCGACTTTTTCATCCTCAGCGATTCGACCGATCCGAACCGCTGGATCGAGGAGGAGGCGGCGTGGCTGTCGCTCGTCCAACAGCTCGACGCGCACGGCCGGATTTTTTACCGGAAGCGCCGCGTTGGCATCAACAAGAAGGCCGGCAACGTGGCGGACTTCTGCCGCCGCTGGGGGAGCCGTTACCGCTACATGATCGTGCTCGACGCGGACAGCGTCATGGGCGGCGAAGCGGTGGAGAAGCTGGTACGGATGATGGAGCGCAATCCGCGCGTGGGCTTGATCCAGGCGGTGCCGGCGCTCGCCAACGGCGAATCGATCCTCGCGCGTGTGCAGCAGTTCGCCAGCCGGCTTTACGGCGGGCTCTTCGCGGCAGGCTTGAATTTCTGGCAGATGGGCGAGTCGAACTACTGGGGCCACAACGCGATCATCCGGTTGCAGCCCTTCATCAAGCACTGCTCGCTGCCCGAATTGCCGGGCGCCGGGCCCTTCGGCGGCCGGATCCTGAGTCACGACTACGTCGAGGCGGCGCTCATGCGGCGGGCCGGCTGGCAGGTGTGGCTCGCGACGGATCTGCCGGGCAACTATGAGGAATGTCCGCCGAATCTGGTGGAGTTTGCGAAGCGCGACCGCCGCTGGCTGCAGGGCAATCTGCAGCACACGCGGCTGATCGTCGCGCGCGGATTTCACGCGGTGAACCGCATTCACTTCCTGCTCGGAATCCTGAGCTACCTCGCGTCGCCCTTGTGGTTCCTGTTCCTGGTGATCTCCTGTGTGATCGTCTACCGGGCGCAGCCGGCGTATGGCGCGGTCGCGGCGAGTCACGCTTTGCCGGCCGGCTCCGGCCTGCAGGCGCTGGGCTTGTTCGGGGTGACGATGGGACTGTTGTTTTTGCCGAAGGTACTCGCGCTGCTGGAGCTGCGCGGCCGACCGCTCCGGCGCGCGAGCTTCGGCGGCTGGCGCAACGTGATGCTCAGCGCCGGACTGGAGACGGTGATCTTCACGTTGATCGCGCCGATCCTGATGCTGTTTCACACCAAGTTCGTTTTCCTGACGCTGGCGCGGCAAACGGTCACGTGGGGCACGCAGCGGCGCAACGCCGGCAACTCGGCGTGGTCCGAGGCGGTGCAAGCGCACATCCAGCAAACGCTGCTCGGCGTGGCGTTTTTGTTTTTCGTGTCCGGTGTGAGCTCCACGCTCGCGTGGTGGATGTCGCCGCTGCTCGCCGGCATCCTGCTGTCGATCCCGATTTCGTATGTGACCGGCACGGCCGCGCCGGGACTGGCGCTGCGCGAGGCGGGGATTTTCCTGACACCGGAGGAAACCGCGCCGCGACCCGAGCTGAGCCGTCTGGCGAACGTGCTCGCCGAGCCCGTGTCGGGACGGCCGGTGCCGGACGAATTGCTGGCGCACTACGGCGTGTTGCAGGCAGTGCTCGATCCCTACGTCAACGCCGCGCACGTGTCGCTGCTGCGCGCGAAGAGTGATCCGCCGCCGGCGACGGAGCAGCGGTTGGCGGAATTGCGCGAGCGGCTGGTGCGTGAGGGTCCGGCGGCGCTGAACTCGCGCGAGTTGCTTGCCGTGTTGGCCGACGTGGACGCGATGGTGGCGTTGCACGAAGACGTGTGGGCGGCGCCCTCGTGGCGGCTGGCCGCGTGGTGGCAGCGCGCCTTGGAGCATTATCACCTCGTCGCGCCGCCGCCACAGACGGCGTTTACGCGCGCGGCGTGA
- a CDS encoding ATP-binding protein, giving the protein MMHEIEITEIPPLKPAEQTLLDMHSVLNVFNVLWSELTLIGLALADDPAHLREGQALIGRLVAGLRDPVASLEAARHIESHIAHVAAEIAESLAARPGAGRRPEVARSLASLESVFAVLRVRAREVLARAGRPELWLDMTVAELLSDFYEVLAAMQTGSHGRFGIVYNAAVQGPNDYYVDLRFESAVDDRLRLPLVFKDAMRDLVANARKYTAPGGQITAALFADHDRLRLAVRDTGRGIPMAELASVIDYGRRGSNVSDVRTMGGGFGLTKAFFVTKQFGGRFWIASELGHGTRVRIEIPLTPPAAAAS; this is encoded by the coding sequence ATGATGCACGAAATCGAAATCACCGAAATCCCCCCGCTCAAGCCGGCTGAGCAAACGCTGTTGGACATGCACAGTGTCCTCAACGTGTTCAACGTGCTCTGGAGCGAGCTCACGCTGATCGGACTCGCGCTTGCGGACGATCCGGCGCATCTGCGGGAAGGGCAGGCGTTGATCGGACGGTTGGTGGCCGGGCTACGCGATCCCGTCGCGAGCCTCGAGGCGGCGCGACACATCGAATCGCACATTGCCCACGTCGCAGCGGAGATCGCGGAGAGCTTGGCGGCTCGGCCCGGAGCGGGCCGGCGCCCGGAGGTGGCGCGGTCACTCGCGAGCCTGGAGTCGGTCTTTGCCGTGCTGCGGGTGCGTGCGCGCGAGGTGCTCGCGCGCGCCGGCCGGCCCGAGCTGTGGCTCGACATGACGGTGGCGGAACTGTTGAGCGACTTCTACGAGGTGCTCGCCGCGATGCAGACCGGCAGTCACGGCCGGTTCGGGATTGTCTACAACGCGGCGGTGCAGGGGCCGAACGACTACTACGTGGACCTGCGCTTTGAGAGCGCGGTTGACGACCGGCTGCGGCTGCCGCTGGTGTTCAAGGACGCGATGCGTGACCTCGTCGCGAACGCCCGGAAATACACGGCGCCTGGCGGACAGATCACCGCCGCGTTGTTCGCGGACCACGACCGGCTGCGGCTCGCGGTGCGCGATACCGGGCGCGGCATTCCGATGGCGGAGCTGGCGAGCGTGATCGACTACGGCCGGCGTGGCAGCAACGTGAGTGACGTCCGCACCATGGGCGGGGGATTCGGGCTGACGAAGGCGTTTTTCGTCACGAAACAATTTGGCGGGCGCTTTTGGATCGCCTCGGAGCTGGGCCACGGCACGCGCGTGCGGATCGAGATCCCGCTGACGCCGCCGGCGGCCGCGGCTTCGTAG
- a CDS encoding M3 family metallopeptidase produces MLNLIPRPWRLFPLLGATTLLCAQDPAAAVGASNPLLTESPLPLQYPAFDQIKDDHFLPAFEQGMSEELAEVDAIANNPASPTFENTILALEKSGALLDRAGRTFYNLNSANTNPERQKIQRSLAPRLAAHNDAIKLNAALFTRIASLYEQRTSLGLDAEAQRLLWRYHQDFVRAGARLSEPDKAKLKTLNAELATLQTTFTQNVLKERDASSVLVDTREELAGLTDAQIAAAAAAAKTAGHEGQYLLALVNTTGQAPLTTLTHRALRQRIMEASLARGSRGNEFDNRAVVSAIAKKRAERAALLGYANHAAYQLEDQTVGSVDRLNKLLAQIAPAAVANARREAADMQAIADQENAGFQIAAWDWALYAEKVRQARYAFDESQLKPYYELNRVLADGVFYAAGRLYGISFQERHDLPVYEPTVRVFDVLDADGSQLAIFLFDPYARSSKNGGAWASSYVSQNPLRGTKPVVANHLNIAKPSDGQPTLLTHDEVNTAFHEFGHALHAMFSHVSYPRFAGSSVPRDFVEFPSQVNEMWATWPEVLQNFAKHYQTGAALPAELVAKVKAANKFNQGHATTEYLAATLLDQAYHQIGATEVPAPDAVLAFETAALQRYGVEFAPVPPRYRTTYFSHTFSGGYSAGYYSYIWAEVLDAQSVEWIKAHGGLTRENGDRLRRTVLSRGGSKDALDLFRDFAGAEPDIQPLLTRRGLDQPATE; encoded by the coding sequence ATGTTGAACCTTATTCCCCGTCCATGGCGCCTGTTTCCCCTGCTGGGCGCGACCACGTTGTTGTGCGCGCAGGATCCGGCCGCCGCGGTGGGCGCGTCCAACCCCTTGCTCACCGAAAGCCCATTGCCGCTGCAGTATCCCGCTTTCGACCAGATCAAGGACGACCATTTCCTGCCGGCATTCGAGCAGGGCATGAGCGAGGAACTCGCCGAGGTGGATGCGATCGCGAATAATCCCGCGTCGCCGACGTTCGAGAATACGATTCTCGCGCTCGAGAAGTCCGGCGCCCTGCTCGATCGCGCCGGCCGCACGTTCTACAACCTCAACAGCGCGAACACGAATCCCGAGCGGCAGAAGATCCAGCGCTCGCTCGCGCCGCGGCTCGCCGCGCACAACGACGCGATCAAGCTCAACGCCGCGCTGTTCACGCGGATCGCGTCGCTTTACGAGCAGCGTACCTCGTTGGGCCTCGACGCCGAGGCGCAACGGCTGCTCTGGCGCTACCATCAGGATTTCGTGCGCGCCGGCGCCCGGCTTTCCGAACCCGACAAGGCGAAGCTCAAGACCCTCAACGCGGAGCTCGCCACGCTGCAGACGACGTTCACCCAGAATGTCCTGAAGGAACGCGATGCTTCGTCCGTGCTGGTTGACACCCGCGAGGAACTCGCCGGCCTCACCGACGCGCAGATCGCCGCTGCGGCGGCGGCCGCAAAAACTGCCGGGCACGAGGGCCAATACCTCCTCGCGCTCGTCAACACCACCGGTCAGGCGCCGCTGACCACGCTCACGCATCGCGCGTTGCGGCAGCGGATCATGGAAGCCTCGCTCGCGCGCGGCAGTCGAGGCAACGAGTTCGACAACCGGGCGGTCGTCTCCGCGATCGCGAAAAAGCGCGCGGAACGCGCCGCCTTGCTCGGTTATGCGAACCACGCCGCCTATCAGCTCGAGGACCAGACCGTCGGCAGCGTGGACCGCTTGAACAAACTGCTCGCGCAGATCGCGCCCGCGGCCGTCGCCAACGCCCGGCGCGAGGCGGCCGACATGCAGGCGATCGCCGACCAGGAAAACGCCGGTTTCCAGATCGCCGCCTGGGACTGGGCGCTCTACGCCGAGAAGGTCCGGCAGGCGCGCTACGCCTTCGACGAGTCGCAGCTCAAGCCGTACTACGAGCTCAACCGCGTGCTGGCCGACGGCGTGTTCTACGCCGCGGGCCGGCTCTACGGGATCTCATTCCAAGAGCGTCACGATCTGCCGGTGTATGAGCCCACGGTCCGCGTGTTTGACGTGCTCGATGCCGACGGCTCGCAGCTCGCGATCTTCCTCTTCGATCCCTACGCGCGCTCGAGCAAGAACGGCGGCGCGTGGGCCAGTTCCTACGTCAGCCAGAACCCCCTGCGTGGCACCAAGCCGGTCGTCGCGAATCACCTCAACATCGCCAAGCCCTCGGACGGCCAACCAACATTGCTGACCCACGACGAGGTGAATACCGCGTTTCACGAATTCGGCCACGCGCTTCACGCCATGTTCTCGCACGTGAGCTACCCGCGTTTTGCCGGCAGCAGCGTGCCGCGCGATTTCGTCGAGTTTCCCTCACAGGTGAACGAGATGTGGGCCACGTGGCCCGAGGTGCTGCAGAATTTCGCGAAGCACTACCAGACGGGCGCGGCACTCCCCGCCGAGCTCGTCGCGAAGGTCAAGGCCGCGAACAAGTTCAACCAAGGCCACGCCACGACCGAGTACCTCGCGGCCACGCTGCTGGACCAGGCTTACCACCAGATCGGCGCAACCGAGGTGCCCGCGCCTGATGCCGTGCTCGCGTTCGAGACCGCGGCGCTGCAGCGCTACGGCGTGGAGTTCGCGCCGGTGCCACCGCGGTATCGCACGACGTATTTCTCCCACACGTTCTCCGGCGGGTACTCGGCCGGCTACTATTCCTACATCTGGGCCGAGGTGCTCGACGCGCAGAGCGTGGAGTGGATCAAGGCTCACGGCGGGCTGACGCGCGAAAACGGCGACCGGCTCCGCCGCACCGTGCTCTCGCGTGGTGGCAGCAAGGATGCGCTCGATCTGTTCCGCGATTTCGCCGGCGCCGAGCCCGACATCCAGCCGCTGCTCACCCGCCGCGGGCTCGATCAGCCCGCCACAGAGTGA
- a CDS encoding response regulator, protein MPLRILTVDDSRTVRIIIRNAFKRFDCEIIEAGNGLEGLEKAKSKPDLVLLDITMPTMDGLGMLEGLRANPELQDLPVIMLTAEGQKSTADQTVALGSRGYVVKPFTNEMLIQQVSKVVSLVEKQPVAS, encoded by the coding sequence ATGCCACTGAGAATCCTCACCGTCGACGACTCGAGGACCGTCCGCATCATCATTCGCAACGCCTTCAAGCGATTCGACTGTGAAATCATCGAGGCCGGCAACGGGCTGGAGGGGCTGGAAAAAGCGAAGAGCAAACCGGACCTCGTGCTGCTCGACATCACGATGCCGACGATGGACGGGCTTGGCATGCTCGAAGGCCTGCGGGCCAATCCCGAGTTGCAGGATCTGCCGGTGATCATGCTGACGGCCGAAGGCCAGAAGAGCACCGCGGACCAGACCGTCGCGCTCGGCAGCCGCGGCTATGTGGTGAAGCCGTTCACCAACGAGATGCTGATCCAGCAGGTCAGCAAAGTCGTGTCGCTCGTGGAAAAGCAGCCGGTGGCGAGCTAA